The genomic segment CCGCCGTCTCCTGCTGCACGGTGATCAGCCCCAGCGTGGCGAAGAACAGGAACAGGCCGAAGCCGATGACGGCGGCCTGCACCAGCTGGCGGACGGTGAGCAGCACGAGCACGTTGAGGGCCTGGCGTTGCTCCAGCGGCCGCACGTCGACCGCCTCGACGTCGACACCGGCCAGCGGGGTGCCGGCGCAGGCTTCGGCCAGGTCCTCCCGCGTGGGCGGCGGGCCGACCGGGTCCTCGTCGTAGCCGCGCACGACCCGCCAGGTGGCCAGGGCCACGATGACGGTCAGCAGAGCCAGCACGAGCCACACCCGCGGCCAGGGCAGGCGGTCCAGCAGCTGCCACAGCTCACCGGTGAAGAACAGGAACACCGTGCCGAACAGGACCACCGGCAGCGACCGTCCGAACGAGCGGGGAATGCCGGCCAGCCCTTTGGCCAGGTCACCGACGGCGTGGCGCAGAGCTGCCACCACCCCGTACGAGGTGGCCAGAAACCCGCCGGCGAACGTGGCCGCAAAGACGAGCAGCCCGGCCACCCCGACGATCAGCCAGGTGCGGTCCTGCGCCGCGACCTCGCGGCCGAACGCGCCCGGGCGCACCCGGTAGAGCAGCGAGCCCCCGGCGATGAACACCGCCGCGAAGAACACGCCGGCCCCGATCGTGCCGGCCCGCCCCAGCCGGGGCGGCCGGCGCCCGTTCAGCCCCGCCGTGAACGGCCAGACCAGGGCCGTCGCGAGGAGCGGGACGGCCAGCGCGACGAACGTGCCGACCGACGCGGCCTGCAACAGCCAGTAGATCGAGGCGCCGGTCAGGAACGGCAACATGCGGGGCACGACCTGATCGCGCGCGGTGAAGCCCACGATCAGCTGGGGCAGGGCGGCCCGCACGAACCACCGCTCGGTCCGGTTGAGGGTCGCCGCCCGTGATCCGCGCACGGGGATGATCGAACCACAACGAGGCGGTGGACACGCAGCCCCAATACCTACTAGTTTGATGGGCGTTGCGGGGGGACGGGACGGGACAGGGGTCCGGCATGGGCGGGAAGAACCGGCAGCTCGACGGGTTTACCCCGATGCGGGTGGATTTCGAGCGGGCCTCGGTCACGAGGGCGGGCCACCGCATCCTCGCCGGCGCCACCCTCACGCTGAAACCGGGCACGCTGACCGTCGTGGTCGGCAGCACGGGCTCGGGCAAGACCACACTTCTCGACCTCGCGGCCGGGCTCGCGCCCACCGGCGGCGTGGTCAAGTTCGACGGCATCGACGTACGCGGTCAGCACCCCACGGGCGTGACGGTCGTGACCGCGACGCCGTTCCTGGTCGCCGCGCCGATCCGCGACAACCTCGGGCTCGGCGCCACCTATCCGGAAACGGACCTGTGGGACGCCCTGCGCGTGGCCGCGGCCGACGAGGAGGTGCGCGCCCTGCCCGACGGCCTGGACACGTCGCTCGCCGACGACTCGCTGCGCTGCCGCCTCGCCCTGGCCCGCGCCGTGCTGCGCCGGCCCCGCTTGCTGATCCTCGACGACGCCACGACCGGGCTGGACGCGGCCACCGAACTGCGCGTGCTGGAAGGCTTGGCCGCCCTCGACGTCACGGTGCTGGCCACGGCCGGCCGGCTGCCCTCGGCCGCCCCCGCCGATCAGGTCGTGCTGCTGGAGGCGGGCCGGCTTTCCGCGCCCGAGGCGGCCACCCGCCCGGCGAACGCCTACGCCGCGGCCGGATAGCGTGATCATCTAGTACCTCCCTCAGGGCAGGGGCCCGCCCACCGGGGGTCCCCCGGCCCCCTGCTTCGGCTCCGTCGTGGCTCGCGGAGCGGGCCGATTCTGGCGCAGCGAACCGATCTTCGGGGGTCGGCCTGTGGACAACCCTGCATTGTGGACAACTGCGGGACCCGGCCGGCCGAGCCCTAAGCTGCGGCGATGAAACTCGACGACAAGACCGTCGTGCTGACCGGAGCCACCAGCGGGATCGGCCTGGCCACGGCGCATGCGCTGGCCGGGCGGGCGGGCCGGCTGATCCTGCACGGCGTCGAGGAGTCGTCACCGCTGGCCGAGGGCGGCAACGTCAGCTACTTCCGGGCCGGCTTCAGCTCGCTGCGCGCCGTGACCGAGCTGGCCGAGCGGCTCCGGGCCACTGCGGGCCGCGTCGACGTGCTCGTCAACAACGCCGCGCGCCCGGGCCCCGAGCTGCGCACCCTGTCCGGCGACGGCCACGAGATCACGTTCCAGATCAACTACGTGGCGGCAGTCCTACTCACCGAGCGGCTCGGGGCGCCGGGCCGGGTCGTGAACGTCTCCTCGGCCACACACCTGTCGGCGACCCCGCATCTCGACGACGTCAACTTGGCCCGCCGTTCGGGGCGCCTCCGCCGAGCGCGCCGCGGCCACTCTCGTCCACGTCATCACGCGCGAGGGCGACAACGGCACCTACTACGACGAGCGCTCCCCCGCCGCACCGAACCCGCTCGCCCTCGATCCCAGCTTCCAGCAACGCCTTCACGACGTGACCCGGGCCGCGATCGACGGGCGATGACCGGCGAGCAGCACGGCGCAGAGGAGGCCGCAGCACACCACCAGCGCACCGAAGGCGTTGAGCGCCACCTCCAACGTCGCTGCCGTGACCACCAGCGCGGCCAGCAACGCACCGGCCACCGCGGCCACGGCATCACTCACGAAGAAGGTGGCGGCGACCCGGCCCAGCAGGGCATCCGGGGTCGACGCCTGCATCCCGTACGTGATGGCGACACCCGCGATCACACCCGGCGCACCGGCGAGCGTCACGGCCACGACAGCGACGACGATCGTGGTGGCGTTGACCATCACCAGGAAGCAGAGACCGACCAAGGTGTACGCGACAGTCAGGATGCCGCGGGTCCCGTACCGGCGGACGACGCGGCCGCTGACCGCGGACCCGGCGACGTAACCCAGGCCGAGGCCGGCGATCAGATAACCGAGCTCCACCCCGGAGCCGTGCAGCCGGGTCACGGTGAACGGGACGAGCAGGGCGGTCAGGGCGGCGTTCCCCGTCCAGTAGACCCAGCTGGCCACGAGCATCCCGCGCAGCAACGGCGACGCCAGGACGTCACGCATCCCGGCCGGCGAAGCGTCCACAGCCGACGGCCGCAAGGCGAGCCCCGCGATGATGGCCGCGGCGGCCAGGTAGCTCACGGCGTCGACGATGACGACGAGCTCGAACCACCCCCGCGCGGTCAGGAAGGTGCCGATCACCGGGCCGATCATGCGCAGGGCGCTGTCGCTGAGGGCCGTGAGCGAGTTGGCCGAGGCGAGGTCGTCGGCGACCGCGGGCAGCACGGCGCGCAGGGCCGGCCGCAGGAAACACACGACCACGCTCTCGCCCAGCAGCCCGGCGAGCAGGAAGCCGACGTGCGGCGGCAGCATCAGGACCACCGCCGCCGCACCCGCCAGGTTGGCTCCCACCAGCACCGACCGGCGCGGCCAGCGGTCGATCAGCACCCCGGCCCACGGACCGATCAGCACGGCCGGCGCCGCCTGCACGGCCAGGGCCAGCCCCGTCGACAGGGCCGAGCCGGTCAGCCGGTGCACCTGCAGCGGCACGGCCATCACAAGCAACCATGACCCGAACGAATCGATCGTCGTGGCCGCCCACAACCGCCGGAACCCCATGACCCGAAGCTATTCCCACAAGACACTTCATGGCAATATGTGTCTCGTGGAGATAGAGGAACTCGGGGTGATGTTCAAGCGGAAGCGGGTGGCCGACGGTCGCACGATCGCCTCCGTGGCGGCGCAGGCAGGCCTCTCGGTGCCCTACATCGCCAATCTGGAGAACGGCCGTGGCAACCCGACCCTCGCAGCCGTGAACCGTCTGGCCGAGACGCTCGGTCTGCGGCTCCTGGTCGTCGAGGCCGACGAGTCGCCCGCATCCCGCCTCCTGGAGATCATGGCCGACCTCAAGGGCCGGCCCCTGACCGACCGCGACCGGCATCGCATCCAGGACGTCACGAGCCTGATCACCGGCTGATCCAGGGTCACCGTTCTTGACCTGCGGCCATGACTGCAGGGCCATCACGACCCCCCTCTTCCATCACCGCGTAGAGCCGGCCTGATTGCTCAGTCGCACTGCCGACACGCCGTTGGCACGTCGTCACCGCAGCGGTGCTATCAACTCCCGGCACTTCCTCGACGACCCGGCTCGGCGCGGCGCGCACTCAGTCCTGCGCGGCATGGAGCGCCGATAATTGGTCTACTCCGAGCGTATACTCTGGGCGTATAGTGCTCGGCATGACAGTGCCCCTCACCCTGCTCGGCCTGCTCGAGCGTGAACCGCGCCACGGCTACGACCTCAAGCGCGACTACGACGCGTTCTTCGGCCGCGACAAACCCCTGTCGTTCGGGCAGGTCTACTCGACGCTGAGCAGACTTGCCCGCGACGGCAAGGTCGTCATCAGCGACCTGGAGGCGGGCGCCGGCCCCGACCGCAAGCGCTACGTCATCACCGACCGCGGCGCCACCGAGGTCGGGGCGTGGCTGACCGAGCCGGTCGCGCCCGAGCCGCATCTGCAGACGGTCCTGTTCGCCAAGGTCACGCTGGCCCTGCTGCTCGACCGCCCGGCCGAGCAGTATCTGGACACCCAGCGCGCGGCCCACATGCAACGCATGCGCGAGCTGACCCAGGTCAAGCGCACCGGCAGCCTGGTCGACTCGCTGCTGGCCGACCATGCCCTGTTCCACATCGAGGCCGACCTGCGCTGGATCGACCTCACCGCCGCCCGCCTCGACGCGCTGGCCCAGGAGGTCCGAGCCCGATGACGAACGCCCTGTTGCAGGCCCACGACGTCCACCTCTCGTTCGGCACCACGCCCGCCCTGCGCGGGGCCGGGATCGCCGTGCACGAGGGCGAGATCCTGGCCGTCATGGGCCCGAGCGGCTCCGGCAAGTCCACGCTGCTGCACTGCCTGGCCGGCATCCTCGTGCCCGATCGGGGCGAGATCCTGTTCGACGGCCGCCGCGTCGACCGGCTGGGCGAGACCGCGCGCAGCAGCTTGCGCCGCGACACGTTCGGTTTCGTGTTCCAGTTCGGGCAGCTGGTTCCCGAGCTCAGCGCCGAGGAGAACGTCGCGCTTCCGCTGCTGCTTGCGGGCGTACGCCGGACGAAGGCGCTCACCGAGGCGCGGGCCTGGCTCGACCGGCTCGGGCTCGGTGACCTGGGCCGGCGCACCTCCGGCGAACTCTCGGGCGGTCAGGCCCAGCGCGTTGCCCTCGTCCGCGGGCTGGTCGCCCGGCCGCGCGTGCTGTTCGCCGACGAGCCCACCGGCGCGCTCGATTCGCTCACCGGCGAACAGGTCATGGACCTGATGGTGACGGTGGCCCGCGACGAGGGTACGACCATCGTGCTCGTCACGCACGAGCCGCGCGTGGCCGCGTACGCGGATCGGGAAGTGGTCGTGCGCGACGGCAAGGTGCTGGCCCTCACGGCGGAGCCGGTCGGATGATCAGGTTCGGGTTGCGTCTCACGCTGGCGGGGGGACGTGAGGCGCTCGTACGGCTGGTGGTCATCTCGGTGGCCATGGCGCTCGGTGCCGGCATGCTGCTGACCGCGCTGGCCGGTCTCGGCGGCGTCACCGCGCAGGCCGATCGTTACGCGTGGCTGAACTCGGCCAACGATCCCGCGGCGGCGCAAGGACCGGACCCGCTGTGGTGGCAGCTGCGCACCGACGTAGTCGGCACCGAGGTGTCCGGCCGCATCGACCTGGCCGCCACGGGCCCGCGGTCGCCGGTCCCGCCCGGCCTCGACCGCCTGCCCGCCCCCGGCGAGTTCTTCGCGTCCCCGGCCCTGGCCGAACGCATCGCCGCGACCCCGGCCGACCAGCTGGGCGACCGTTTCCCGGGCCGGCTCGCGGGTCTCGTCGGCGACGCCGCCCTGCCCGCCCCCGACTCGCTGATCGCCGTGGCCGGGTACTCCCCGGCCGAGCTGGCCCAGCGGCCCGACGTGTCGCGGGTCGGCACGATTCTCTCGACGCCGCCCGACAACTGCCGGGAGTGGTGCTTCAGCGGGGTCGACCCGGCCGGGGTCAAGCTGATCCTGGCCGTGGTGGCCGCCGCGCTCATCTTCCCGCTGTTCATCCTGATCGCGACGACCACCCGGCTGTCCGCCACCCGGCGCGAGCAGCGGTTCGCGGCCATGCGCCTGGTCGGCGGCACGCCCCGGCAGATCGCCCTGGTCGCCGCGGTCGAGGCCACCGTGTCGGCGATCGCGGGCACGCTCGGCGGTTTCGTGGTCTTCTTCGCACTGCGCGGCACCGTCGCGGCGATCCCGCTCACCGGCGCGCCGATGTTCCCCGGCGACTTGGCGCTGACGGCGCCGATCGTGCTCGCGGTCGCGCTCGGGGTGCCCGCGCTGGCCGTCGTGGCGGCGCTGCTGGCCCTGCGGCGCGTGCGGATCTCCCCGCTCGGCGTGACCCGTCAGGTGCGCCCGCGCCCACCACGGGCGTGGCGGATCGTTCCGCTCGTTCTGGGGCTGGCCGAGCTGGCCTACTTCATCGGCCGGCGCCCGCCCACCACGAACGAGCAGATCGCCGCGTACCTCTCGGGCATCTTCCTCACGATGATCGGGCTGCTCGTGGCCGGTCCGTGGCTCACGATGACCGGCGCCCGCCTGGTCGCGCGGCGGGCCCGCGGCGCCGCGGCCCTGATCGCCGCCCGTCGCCTGGCCGCGAACCCGAAGGCCGGTTTCCGCTCGGTCAGCGGCCTGGTGATCGCCCTGTTCGTCACCACGGTCGCCGTCGGGATCATGGGCACGATCGCCGCCGACCGGGGTCCCGCGGCCGGGGACGCCGACCGGTCGATGCTGATCACGATGATTCGCGGCACGCTGACCGACCCGGTTCCGGACGCGCTGCCCGGCACCCCCGGCGTACGGGAGATCGCCGTGACCCGGCAACCGCCGGGCACTCTGCCCGTTCCCGGCGGCGACATCGGTGACTGGGGTTTCCCGTCCACTCTGGCCGCCTGCGCCGACATCGCCCGGATGCCGTCCAACGGCCGCTGTGCGCCGGGTGCCGAGGTAGCCTGGACGTGGCACGACCTGCGCGGACCGGAGGGCTGGAACGGTACGTGGCCGACCGCCGACATCCCCGCCGCGGCCCTGCCGGCGTTGCGTGCGGACTCGTTCGTCACGCTCACCGACGGTGCGCCGGCCACGGTGGCCCGGGCCCGCACGATCATCGAGAACGCCGTCCCCGCCGCGCTGCCGCCCTACACCGACGCCGAGGGCCGGACCGAGGACGCCAAGGTCTTCAACGGCTGGAAGCGCCTGGCCGACGTGGTTGTGCTGGCCAGCCTGGCCATCGCCGGGTGCAGCCTGGCCGTCAGCGTCGCGGGCGGGCTGAGCGAACGCCAACGGCCGTTCAGCATGCTGCGCCTGACCGGTGTCCCGCTGGCCACTCTGCGCCGGGTCGTGGCCCTGGAGAGCGTGACGCCGCTGCTGGCCGCCGCGGCTGTCGCCTTGTGCGCGGGCCTGCTCGCGGCGCACCTGTTCCTGCGGGCCCAGATGGAGACGTCGCTGCAGCCGCCCGGCGTGGCCTTCTACGCCGTCGTGCTGGCCGGCATCGCCGCGTCGCTGGGCGTGGTCAGCCTCACCCTGCCCCTGCTGCGCCAGATCACCGGCCCCGAGGTGGCCCGCAACGACTGACGGTCAGCGGTCGGAGTACTCGGCGTCGGGAAACTTGTCGTACATCAGGTCGCCCTCGACGCCGTGCTCCAGCCACTGCTTCAGCGAAGCCAGCACCAGCGTGAACCCGGACATGGTCTCGACGGCGACCGCGGCCCCGTCGTCGCCGTCGAAACCGGTCACCAGCACCCCGACCAGCGTGCCGGAGTCGCGCGCCTCGAACGTGAAGCGCACCGGCTGCCCGCCGTCCCAGCGCAGGTCGAGCAGCTTGCCCGGCTCGGCCGCGACCACCTCGACGTCGGTCTCGGCACCGGCGATCTTGAAGACCCAGTGGACCCGGGCCCCGGTCTCCAGCCGCCCGGACGAGCCGGCCAGCCAGAACTTGCGGATCGAGGCGGGGTCGGCAAAGGCTTCGTACGCCTCGGCGGCCGGGCGGCGGATGAGCAGGTTGACGTCAACGACGAGTTCCGACATGGCTCCGAGCGCATCACGGGCCTCACCCCGCGGTCAAGGACTGCGTGCCGAGGACGGTGGCCAGGGCCAGCCGGTCAGCGTCCTCGGTGCCGGGCTCGGCGGTGTAGATCATGATGCGCAGGTCGTCGAGCGAGACGACCAGCGTGTCGCAGTCGAGCGCGATCCGGCCCACCGCCGGGTGCTCGATGACCTTGTGTTTCGACGTCTCCCCGGGCGCGGGCGGCGCGGCGTCGCTCTCCCACAGCTCGGCGAAGCGCGGACTGGCCTCGGCCAGCTCCCCGATCAGCTTGCGCAGCGCCCGGTCGGCCGGATATCGCGAGGCGGTCAGGCGCAGGTCGGCGATCAACCTCGCCACGTGCTCGGCGTGCTCGCGCGGTGTGTGCACGACGCGTGAGGACGGGCCGAGCAGGTTGCGCCAGATCGCGTTGCGTTCGATGCCGTGCCAGCCGGTGGTGTCGCCCATCAGCGCGTCGTACGGCGCGTTCGCGAGCACCAACGTCCAAGTGGCGTCATAGACGACCACCGGGGTGTGCGCGAGCCGTTGGAGCAGCCGCTGCACGCTCGGCGTGACCCGCGACGGCACCACGTCGAGCCCGGGGGTGGCGTGCCCGGCCAGCTGGTAGAGCAGGTCACGCTCGGCGTCCGCGAGCCGCAAGGCCCGGGCCAGCGCCTCCACGACCTGGGCCGAAGGGGCGGTCGCGCGGCCCTGCTCGAGCCGGGTCAGGTAGTCGGCCGAGATACCGGCCAGCCCGGCCAGCTCCTCCCGGCGCAGGCCGCTGGCCCGGCGCCGGCGGCCCGCGGGCACACCTACGGCCTCGGGCGTCACCCGGTCCCGCCAGCGGCGCAGCGTGCGGCCGAACTCCCACGTCTCCATGCGTCCCAGTGTGCTCGCCGGGCGCGCGGGTGTCCTGGCCCTGCCGGTCCTACGAAAACCGCACGACTGCCTGAGGGGGTGCGGGCGGCCGCACGCTCCGTGCATGACAACCGTTCTGATCACCGGCCCGACCCGCGGTCTGGGCCGCTCCACCACCCTCGCCCTGGCGGGCCGGCCCCGGGCCGAGCGTCCCGATCTGCTGCTGGTGGGTCGTCCGGGGCGGGCGCTCACCGACGTCGCGGCCGAGGCGCGCGCGCTGGGCGCGACAGTGCACGAGATCGGGGCCGACCTGTCCCGCCTGGCCGACGTGCGCGCCGCGGCCACGACCGTACGGGAAATGCTGGAAACGGGCAGGGTGCGACAGCTTCGCGCACTCATCGCCAACGCGGGCGCCATGTCGGCCGACACGCGCAAGGCATCGGCCGACGGGTACGAGCTGACGTTCGCCGTGAACTATCTCGCGCACGCCCAGCTGATCGGCGACCTCGTGGACGTCCTCGAGCAGCCGGCGCGCATCATCCTGCTCGGCTCGAACACCTATCACGCCAACTTCTGGCGCCGTTTGTTGCACGTTCCCGCGGCGGAGTGGACCGATCCGATGGACATCGCGCAACCGGCGGAAGGTTCGTCCGGCGTCGCCTACTCCAACGCCAAGCTGGCCCTTCTCTACTACGCGCACGAACTGCAACGACACGTCGCAGCCGGCATCAACGTGTCGGTGTTCGAGCCCGGCTGGATGCCCGGCACCGCCCTGGGCCGGGACGCGCCCGCCGCCGTTCGGGCAGTTGCGCGCGGCATCGCCCGCATCCCCGGCGTGGCCACCCCCGAGAGCTCCGGGCCGCAGCTGGCCTCGATGGCGCTCGACGCCAAGTGGGCGAACCTGCGCGATGGTGCGTTCGTGGTGCGCGACCGCCTGGCCCCGGTCGAGCCCGTCGCCCACGACCGCGCCCGCGAGCGCCGCTTGTGGGCCGCCACCAGCGAACTTCTGCGACGCGCGACGGCCTGACACCCGTACGGGGAGATCGATGAAATACTGGGCCGGTCCCGCCCCGCCTCGACAAGTGGAGATCGCGCCCTGATGGTTGCCTTCGAGTTGGCTGTTCAGGACGCGCACGGGCTGGCCGTCGCCGCACGCCCCGGCGTCGACCGCATCGAACTGTGCTCCGCTCTGCCGCTGGGCGGGGTCACGCCGTCGCTCGGGTTCATCGAGGCGGCCGTGGCGACCCCGGGCATCCCGCCGGTGCACGTGCTGGTGCGGCCGCGCCCGGGCGGCTTCGACTACTCCTCCGCCGAGGTGGCGACGACCCTCTCCGACGTGCGGCATGCGCTCGCCGCCGGCGCCTCCGGGGTGGTCATCGGCGGCGTCCGGGACGGACGGGTCGACGCCGACCTGGTCAGCCGGATCGTCGACACGGGCGCCGACGTTACCTTCCACCGCGCCTTCGACACCCTGGCCGACCCCGCCGAGGCCATCGGCGACCTGGTCAAGCTGGGGGTGCGGCGCATCCTGACCTCGGCCGGGGCCACCAGCGTGGCCGACGCCCTGCCCGCCCTGGCCCGCCTGGTCACCGAGGCGGCGGGCCGCATCGAGATCATGGCCGGCGGCGGTGTGCGACCCGAGGTCGTCGCCGCCATCGTGCGCACCGGTGTCCCGGCCGTGCACGCCTCGGCCAAGCGCACCCTGCCCGGCACCGGCGGCGTCTCACTGGGCACAGCCGACGCCGGCCGGGAGACCACCGACGAGGCCGAGGCCGGACGCATCATCGCCGAGCTCCGGTCAGCGGCGTGACGAACTCGCCGGCCACCCGGAGTAGCCGCCCCGCCCGCAAAAGGCTTCTTCGCCGTGCTGCTCGTGCTCGGCGCGTTCGGTGCGGTCTCGTTGCAGAAATCGGTGCGCGACCGGGCCGAAGGCGTTCCCGTCTCCGGCCTTTATCTGTGCCTTGCGTGGGGTGTGGTCGGCTTCTCCGTGGTGCTGCCGGCTGTCGGGCTCTTCAACAGCACGATGGCGCTGAGCGAGAAGGGCTTCTACGGGCTCGCCTTCGCCATGACGTTGTTCGCGGTCATCGCCGTGCAGAAGAACGTGCGGGACGCGCTTCGTTCCTGACATTCTCAGCGGGCGAGATCGTGCCGTTTGTGGGTGAGTTTTTCGACCAGAGCGATGGGGGCCAGCCGTCGTAGCGGGAACACCACTGCGGCGTTGCTGCCCACGGCGTACCGCTGCCGGGGCCGGCTCGCCTCGATCGCGCGGACAATGGTGGCCGCGACCCGTTCCGCGGAGACACCGGCCGCCTCGTTGCGATTGAGGGCGGCCAGCATGCGCTCGTACTGCGCGCGGTGCGGCGAATCCGGCTCGATGTAGCTTGTGCGCCGCTGACTGATGCCGGTCGCGATCGCGCCCGGTTCCACCGTGGTCAGCCAGACCCCGT from the Paractinoplanes abujensis genome contains:
- a CDS encoding MFS transporter gives rise to the protein MGFRRLWAATTIDSFGSWLLVMAVPLQVHRLTGSALSTGLALAVQAAPAVLIGPWAGVLIDRWPRRSVLVGANLAGAAAVVLMLPPHVGFLLAGLLGESVVVCFLRPALRAVLPAVADDLASANSLTALSDSALRMIGPVIGTFLTARGWFELVVIVDAVSYLAAAAIIAGLALRPSAVDASPAGMRDVLASPLLRGMLVASWVYWTGNAALTALLVPFTVTRLHGSGVELGYLIAGLGLGYVAGSAVSGRVVRRYGTRGILTVAYTLVGLCFLVMVNATTIVVAVVAVTLAGAPGVIAGVAITYGMQASTPDALLGRVAATFFVSDAVAAVAGALLAALVVTAATLEVALNAFGALVVCCGLLCAVLLAGHRPSIAARVTS
- a CDS encoding helix-turn-helix transcriptional regulator produces the protein METWEFGRTLRRWRDRVTPEAVGVPAGRRRRASGLRREELAGLAGISADYLTRLEQGRATAPSAQVVEALARALRLADAERDLLYQLAGHATPGLDVVPSRVTPSVQRLLQRLAHTPVVVYDATWTLVLANAPYDALMGDTTGWHGIERNAIWRNLLGPSSRVVHTPREHAEHVARLIADLRLTASRYPADRALRKLIGELAEASPRFAELWESDAAPPAPGETSKHKVIEHPAVGRIALDCDTLVVSLDDLRIMIYTAEPGTEDADRLALATVLGTQSLTAG
- a CDS encoding SRPBCC domain-containing protein, producing MSELVVDVNLLIRRPAAEAYEAFADPASIRKFWLAGSSGRLETGARVHWVFKIAGAETDVEVVAAEPGKLLDLRWDGGQPVRFTFEARDSGTLVGVLVTGFDGDDGAAVAVETMSGFTLVLASLKQWLEHGVEGDLMYDKFPDAEYSDR
- a CDS encoding FtsX-like permease family protein produces the protein MIRFGLRLTLAGGREALVRLVVISVAMALGAGMLLTALAGLGGVTAQADRYAWLNSANDPAAAQGPDPLWWQLRTDVVGTEVSGRIDLAATGPRSPVPPGLDRLPAPGEFFASPALAERIAATPADQLGDRFPGRLAGLVGDAALPAPDSLIAVAGYSPAELAQRPDVSRVGTILSTPPDNCREWCFSGVDPAGVKLILAVVAAALIFPLFILIATTTRLSATRREQRFAAMRLVGGTPRQIALVAAVEATVSAIAGTLGGFVVFFALRGTVAAIPLTGAPMFPGDLALTAPIVLAVALGVPALAVVAALLALRRVRISPLGVTRQVRPRPPRAWRIVPLVLGLAELAYFIGRRPPTTNEQIAAYLSGIFLTMIGLLVAGPWLTMTGARLVARRARGAAALIAARRLAANPKAGFRSVSGLVIALFVTTVAVGIMGTIAADRGPAAGDADRSMLITMIRGTLTDPVPDALPGTPGVREIAVTRQPPGTLPVPGGDIGDWGFPSTLAACADIARMPSNGRCAPGAEVAWTWHDLRGPEGWNGTWPTADIPAAALPALRADSFVTLTDGAPATVARARTIIENAVPAALPPYTDAEGRTEDAKVFNGWKRLADVVVLASLAIAGCSLAVSVAGGLSERQRPFSMLRLTGVPLATLRRVVALESVTPLLAAAAVALCAGLLAAHLFLRAQMETSLQPPGVAFYAVVLAGIAASLGVVSLTLPLLRQITGPEVARND
- a CDS encoding copper homeostasis protein CutC translates to MVAFELAVQDAHGLAVAARPGVDRIELCSALPLGGVTPSLGFIEAAVATPGIPPVHVLVRPRPGGFDYSSAEVATTLSDVRHALAAGASGVVIGGVRDGRVDADLVSRIVDTGADVTFHRAFDTLADPAEAIGDLVKLGVRRILTSAGATSVADALPALARLVTEAAGRIEIMAGGGVRPEVVAAIVRTGVPAVHASAKRTLPGTGGVSLGTADAGRETTDEAEAGRIIAELRSAA
- a CDS encoding YiaA/YiaB family inner membrane protein; the protein is MRDRAEGVPVSGLYLCLAWGVVGFSVVLPAVGLFNSTMALSEKGFYGLAFAMTLFAVIAVQKNVRDALRS
- a CDS encoding SDR family NAD(P)-dependent oxidoreductase: MTTVLITGPTRGLGRSTTLALAGRPRAERPDLLLVGRPGRALTDVAAEARALGATVHEIGADLSRLADVRAAATTVREMLETGRVRQLRALIANAGAMSADTRKASADGYELTFAVNYLAHAQLIGDLVDVLEQPARIILLGSNTYHANFWRRLLHVPAAEWTDPMDIAQPAEGSSGVAYSNAKLALLYYAHELQRHVAAGINVSVFEPGWMPGTALGRDAPAAVRAVARGIARIPGVATPESSGPQLASMALDAKWANLRDGAFVVRDRLAPVEPVAHDRARERRLWAATSELLRRATA
- a CDS encoding helix-turn-helix domain-containing protein — encoded protein: MEIEELGVMFKRKRVADGRTIASVAAQAGLSVPYIANLENGRGNPTLAAVNRLAETLGLRLLVVEADESPASRLLEIMADLKGRPLTDRDRHRIQDVTSLITG
- a CDS encoding ABC transporter ATP-binding protein, with translation MTNALLQAHDVHLSFGTTPALRGAGIAVHEGEILAVMGPSGSGKSTLLHCLAGILVPDRGEILFDGRRVDRLGETARSSLRRDTFGFVFQFGQLVPELSAEENVALPLLLAGVRRTKALTEARAWLDRLGLGDLGRRTSGELSGGQAQRVALVRGLVARPRVLFADEPTGALDSLTGEQVMDLMVTVARDEGTTIVLVTHEPRVAAYADREVVVRDGKVLALTAEPVG
- a CDS encoding ATP-binding cassette domain-containing protein, which encodes MGGKNRQLDGFTPMRVDFERASVTRAGHRILAGATLTLKPGTLTVVVGSTGSGKTTLLDLAAGLAPTGGVVKFDGIDVRGQHPTGVTVVTATPFLVAAPIRDNLGLGATYPETDLWDALRVAAADEEVRALPDGLDTSLADDSLRCRLALARAVLRRPRLLILDDATTGLDAATELRVLEGLAALDVTVLATAGRLPSAAPADQVVLLEAGRLSAPEAATRPANAYAAAG
- a CDS encoding PadR family transcriptional regulator; the protein is MTVPLTLLGLLEREPRHGYDLKRDYDAFFGRDKPLSFGQVYSTLSRLARDGKVVISDLEAGAGPDRKRYVITDRGATEVGAWLTEPVAPEPHLQTVLFAKVTLALLLDRPAEQYLDTQRAAHMQRMRELTQVKRTGSLVDSLLADHALFHIEADLRWIDLTAARLDALAQEVRAR